The following nucleotide sequence is from Melioribacteraceae bacterium.
CACTGAAGCTCTTCTAATTTGATCAGTAAGTCCGAAAATTTCTGTTTGAGGAAAATTCTCGGTGACTTTGTAAATATCAATAACGAGATTCTTGGAGTATTGCCATACTTTCAACTCTTTGAATTTATGCATTCTTGATATCTCTCATTTTGTAAATGAACAAGCTTCATTCTCACATCTCAAATCTCTGATCTCATATCTACTACTAATACGGAACCTTCATACCTTTATAAAACTCAGGATTTTTGTAATCTTTTCTAAGTGGATAACCTGCATCCCAATCATACGGCATAAGAATTCTTTGTAAATTCGGATGGTTGAGGAATATTATCCCAAACATATCATAAGCTTCGCGTTCATGCCAATCAGCGGTTTTCCAAACTCCTTCAACTGATTCAACTTCCGGACTTTCTCTTTCAGTTGATACTTTGAGGGTGATTTTATGCTTCAAAGAAGTTGAATGTAAATGATAGTAAACACTTAGTGTTCCGCCCTTAATTGATTCCGATTCATCTGCTTCTTTTATTTTTTCACCATTAGCATCATCAACGCCTGAGAGACACATTAAGCTATCAAATAATAGTTCTTCATTATCTCTCAAGAACACGCCAATTTTATCAATTTCTTTAGGTGGAACGGAAATTATGGGTTCGGTTGGAGTTTCTGAATCCATCTCTATTGGGAGATCAGGGAAGTTACTCTTTAGTAATTCTAAAATTTCGTCAGCTTTTTTCATGCAGATTTTTTGCTTAAAGATTCGGTCCTAATTTTTTCTTGTAATTTTAATAATCCTTCTAGTAAAGCTTCGGGACGAGGAGGACAACCGGGCACGTAAACATCTACCGGAATTACTCTATCAACTCCTTTTAACACATGATAGCCGTGCTCCCAATATGGTCCGCCGCAATTAGAACAGCTTCCCATAGAAATAATATATTTAGGATCAGGCATTTGTTCATACAAACGCTTGATTCTTAAAGCCATTTTTAAAGTTACTGTACCTGAAATAATAATGATATCACTTTGACGCGGGGAAGGGCGGGGAATTACACCAAATCTGTCAAAATCATAATGAGAAGCAGATGTTGCCATCATTTCAATTGCGCAGCAAGCTAAACCGAATCCAAGTTGCCACAAAGATGAAAGACGAGCCCAATTTAACAAGTCTTCTGCTTTAGTAATTACAATATTGCTATCTGAAAATTCTTGATCTAGTAAACCCATATTTAGCTTATTACTTTCTTTACTTGTTCTTCTGCTTGTTGTTTTTTGTTTGATAATATTTTGGAAAGTTCAGGAATGTTAGGTTTTGAGCGGTCCCAGTTCAAGTCACCTTTCCGCCACTCATAAGCCATTCCGAGGGTAAGGATTAATAAGAATATTATTCCAACCCAGAAACCAAAAAATCCAAATTCTTTATAGACTAATGCCCAGGGGAACAAAAGCACAACTTCAACATCGAATATCAAAAAGATTAATGCCACAACATAAAATCTAATATTGAATTTTACCCAAGGTGAACCTTCGATGTTTTCACCACATTCATAAATAAGAAGCTTTTCTTTTGTAGGTCGGGCAGGTCTAATCAATTTTGCGGCAAAAAGTGCAATTCCAACGAATCCAACCGCGAGCAAAATGAAGATGAATATTTTTCCGAATTCTGTGAGCATATATTAATAAATTTTGATGTTGAAAATAGTATAACCATGTTCTAATGTCAAGATATCTAAGATATTATAAATTAAGGCATTATGTCTTTTTATCGAATTTTTCTATAATACAAAAAATAATTAGTTTTGACTCAATTATAATCAATATGAGGTAGTAATGTTAGTGAGAAAAAATCGATTTATTATGTTCTTATTTCTAGTTTCAATTCTTTTTGCCGAAGATTCAAAATTTACCTTAAGTATTGACAGCTTTCTTACATTTGGACCTATTAAAGTTACGTTAACATCCGGTGAAGAAAAAGTTACAAGCGAAAAATTACTTTATCAGGAGATGGATGTTGCTAAATGGTGGCCTAAAGCAAATGAAAAATTATTCGTTTACGCAAACTCAACTTTAGAATGGAAAGTAAAAAGTGGTGAACAGCTAACTTTCGATAAATCAAATTCAGCTTCAATTTATTATTCGGGATTTTATGTTGAAACAGATCGTTTCGTAGAAACTGAATTGGAAGTCAACTCTTGTAATATGTTCTCAATTTATTTGGACGGAAATAAAATATCTGATAAAACTACATTCGATGAGAATAAAGATGGGAAATGTGAACCAGGTAAATCTAAGACAACACTTCAACTTGAAAATGGCAAGCATTTTATATTGATAAAAACTTTGTTCGACCCAACCATCAATTCCGATTGGTCAATAAATAGTAAGTTGATTTTTGACAAAAAGTACAAAGAAAATGTCAACATAACTTTAGACCCGATTCGTACAACTACAATTTCCGATTTACTTAATAATATAAATGTAACCGACATTTCCCTTTCACCTGATGGTAAATACGTTGCCCTAAAGGTTAGAGAGAGGAATAAACTAAAAGATGCGTATGAAAATTGGATCGAACTTAGAAATGTTGATAACGGAAGTTTGGTTTGGACTTTTAAAGGTAGTATAAGTATTCCTGAAGTTGATTGGGCTCCCGATTCAAAATCATTTGCCTACACTTCAACTAACGGCGATAAAAAAACTATTTGGAATATTAGCATCTCGAATGGAACAACTGAAGCATTAATACAAGATGTTAGTAATTTATCCGGATTTACTTGGTCGTCTAACGGAGATTATATTATTTATACTGTAAATGAATCTTCAAAACAATCCGATCCTAACTTCAAAAAATATGAATATCCCGAAGACAGGTGGAGCAGTTTTAGAGACAAGACATCGATCTATAGATTGTTCGTAAAAAGTAAAATGAGTGAACTTTTAATTCCGGCAGATATGAATCAGAGTTTTGTTGAGATTAGTCCTGACTCCAAGAAACTGCTTTTCTCCAAAACATATTATGGTGAATCTCAACGTCCATATAGCCGAACCGATTATCATATTTTGGATCTTGAAACAATGAAAGCCGATTCAATCTTGTCACTTTATTTTGCGTCATCTGTTGCGTGGTCACCTGACAGCAAGCAATTATTAATATTAGGTGGTTCTTCAACATTTGGTGAAGTCGGCAATTCTCTATCGAAAGAGATTATCCCGAATGATTATGATACTCAAGCATATATATATAATATTGAATCGAAAAAAGTAGACGCTATCACAAAAAATTTCAAACCTCAGATTAGTAGTGCCGAATGGGATGGCAAAAATAATGTAATTTATTTCGTCACAACGGATGAATCTTATGAACATCTATATAGATATGATATTACTTCAAGTAATTATGAAATGATTGATCTTAATGTTGAATCAATTGCCGAAATTGATTATTCGGAAAATTTTAAGACAGCGATTTTTAGAGCATCAAGTTCTGTGATTCCTGAAAAAGTCTATAAGATGGATCTCTTAACCGGGGAGATAAATTTATTTATGTTCCCTGAAGAAACGGAATATGTAAATATTAAACTCGGTGAAATCAAAGATTGGGATTTTACTGCTAGTTCAGGACAAAAAATCAAAGGAAGAGTTTATTTTCCGCCAAACTTTGATTCAAACAAAAAATATCCAATGATTGTTAACTACTATGGCGGAACAAGTCCGGTCGGAAGAGATTTTGGTGGTCGTTATCCCAAAAATATTTATACAGCCAATGGTTACATCGTTTACATTTTGCAGCCAAGCGGTGCAACCGGTTTTGGTGTAGAATTCTCTGCAAAACACGTCAATGATTGGGGAGCAATAACTGCACAAGAAGTTATTGAAGGAACTCAAAAGTTCTTAGCAGAACATAAATTTGTTGACCCCGATAGAGTCGGTTGTATTGGCGCTTCGTACGGCGGATTTCTTACCATGAATATTATTACCAAAACAGATATTTTTTCTGCCGCTATTTCCCATGCTGGGATTAGTAATCTGACTAGTTATTGGGGAGTTGGTCACTGGGGATATTTGTATAACGCAGTTGCCGGAGCCGAGAGTTTCCCATGGAATGCAAGAGGCGAATATGTTGATAAAAGTCCGTTGTTTAACGCGGATAAAATTACAACTCCGTTATTACTACTGCATGGAAACATTGATCCAAATGTGCCGCCGGGTGAAAGTATGCAGATGTATGTCGCATTAAAACTTTTAGGGAAAGATGTTGAACTAGTCGAAGTTGATAAACAAGAACATTGGATATTAGATTACGATAAACGAACAAAATGGACAAAAACAATTCTTGCGTACTTTGATAAGTACCTGAAAGATCAACCTGAATGGTGGCGTAATTTGTATAAATAAGATTAAGATTCCCGCGATTTCAAAAATTGCGGGAGTTTTTTTACTTTATGCCAAATCCTTATTGTTTATAGCTACACTCATTTTTAATGCAGATTCCTCAGTCCGACGGTCATAATTCTATTTGCTTTTATCAAATAAATTAATCATATTCTATTTGGTTATAACAAATAGAATGTAATGTGATGGAACACCTATATGAAGATCTTTATAACTACAATCCATGGTGGGAAGAGGAATTCAAGCCCGAGTTAATTGTTCGCGAGAAATTTCTGAAAATTCTTCGAAGCTCTGAAAGAAGAAAAGAAATTTTAATTATTACTGGTTTGAGACGCGTAGGAAAATCTTCTTTAATGAAATTGTTTATCAAAGAA
It contains:
- a CDS encoding S9 family peptidase, whose amino-acid sequence is MLVRKNRFIMFLFLVSILFAEDSKFTLSIDSFLTFGPIKVTLTSGEEKVTSEKLLYQEMDVAKWWPKANEKLFVYANSTLEWKVKSGEQLTFDKSNSASIYYSGFYVETDRFVETELEVNSCNMFSIYLDGNKISDKTTFDENKDGKCEPGKSKTTLQLENGKHFILIKTLFDPTINSDWSINSKLIFDKKYKENVNITLDPIRTTTISDLLNNINVTDISLSPDGKYVALKVRERNKLKDAYENWIELRNVDNGSLVWTFKGSISIPEVDWAPDSKSFAYTSTNGDKKTIWNISISNGTTEALIQDVSNLSGFTWSSNGDYIIYTVNESSKQSDPNFKKYEYPEDRWSSFRDKTSIYRLFVKSKMSELLIPADMNQSFVEISPDSKKLLFSKTYYGESQRPYSRTDYHILDLETMKADSILSLYFASSVAWSPDSKQLLILGGSSTFGEVGNSLSKEIIPNDYDTQAYIYNIESKKVDAITKNFKPQISSAEWDGKNNVIYFVTTDESYEHLYRYDITSSNYEMIDLNVESIAEIDYSENFKTAIFRASSSVIPEKVYKMDLLTGEINLFMFPEETEYVNIKLGEIKDWDFTASSGQKIKGRVYFPPNFDSNKKYPMIVNYYGGTSPVGRDFGGRYPKNIYTANGYIVYILQPSGATGFGVEFSAKHVNDWGAITAQEVIEGTQKFLAEHKFVDPDRVGCIGASYGGFLTMNIITKTDIFSAAISHAGISNLTSYWGVGHWGYLYNAVAGAESFPWNARGEYVDKSPLFNADKITTPLLLLHGNIDPNVPPGESMQMYVALKLLGKDVELVEVDKQEHWILDYDKRTKWTKTILAYFDKYLKDQPEWWRNLYK
- the nuoB gene encoding NADH-quinone oxidoreductase subunit NuoB, with protein sequence MGLLDQEFSDSNIVITKAEDLLNWARLSSLWQLGFGLACCAIEMMATSASHYDFDRFGVIPRPSPRQSDIIIISGTVTLKMALRIKRLYEQMPDPKYIISMGSCSNCGGPYWEHGYHVLKGVDRVIPVDVYVPGCPPRPEALLEGLLKLQEKIRTESLSKKSA
- a CDS encoding NADH-quinone oxidoreductase subunit A, which produces MLTEFGKIFIFILLAVGFVGIALFAAKLIRPARPTKEKLLIYECGENIEGSPWVKFNIRFYVVALIFLIFDVEVVLLFPWALVYKEFGFFGFWVGIIFLLILTLGMAYEWRKGDLNWDRSKPNIPELSKILSNKKQQAEEQVKKVIS
- a CDS encoding NADH-quinone oxidoreductase subunit C, with the protein product MKKADEILELLKSNFPDLPIEMDSETPTEPIISVPPKEIDKIGVFLRDNEELLFDSLMCLSGVDDANGEKIKEADESESIKGGTLSVYYHLHSTSLKHKITLKVSTERESPEVESVEGVWKTADWHEREAYDMFGIIFLNHPNLQRILMPYDWDAGYPLRKDYKNPEFYKGMKVPY